In a genomic window of Nocardia fluminea:
- a CDS encoding pirin family protein — MNVTEQVQVVPGADRRRWRNEWLDSRQSFPATGNFVLEDYAHGLLLVHNEDIVDPGEGFDTHQHRDTEILTWVLEGTVVHQDSTGHSGMIRPGLAQRMSAGAGILHSERNGAGYREKQRLHVVQMWIPPDTTGVAPSYQELDIEGALARNELVPVASGMPRHRGAAAIGIGNRHAAFHVARLDPGRTVTVPDAPYGHVFLARGTADYEGYGTLEQGDAVRLTATGGHRVTAVTAAELLIWEMTATARR; from the coding sequence ATGAACGTGACGGAACAGGTCCAGGTCGTGCCCGGCGCCGATCGCAGGCGCTGGCGCAACGAATGGCTCGACTCGCGGCAGTCGTTCCCGGCCACCGGCAACTTCGTGCTCGAGGACTACGCGCACGGTCTGCTGCTCGTGCACAACGAGGACATCGTCGATCCGGGTGAGGGCTTCGACACCCATCAGCACCGCGACACCGAGATCCTCACCTGGGTTCTGGAAGGTACGGTGGTGCACCAGGATTCGACGGGACACTCGGGCATGATCCGTCCCGGCCTCGCGCAGCGGATGAGCGCGGGCGCGGGCATCCTGCATTCGGAGCGCAACGGGGCGGGCTACCGGGAGAAGCAGCGTCTGCACGTCGTGCAGATGTGGATCCCGCCGGATACGACAGGCGTGGCCCCGAGCTATCAGGAACTCGACATCGAGGGTGCGCTCGCCCGCAACGAGCTGGTGCCGGTGGCGTCGGGTATGCCGCGACATCGCGGTGCGGCGGCGATCGGCATCGGTAATCGCCATGCCGCTTTCCATGTCGCGCGGCTGGACCCGGGTCGGACCGTCACCGTCCCCGACGCGCCCTACGGGCACGTCTTCCTGGCTCGTGGTACGGCCGACTACGAGGGCTACGGAACTCTGGAGCAGGGCGACGCCGTCCGCCTGACCGCGACCGGCGGCCATCGCGTCACCGCGGTGACCGCCGCCGAGCTGCTGATCTGGGAGATGACCGCGACCGCGCGCCGCTAG
- a CDS encoding lysophospholipid acyltransferase family protein codes for MTKNRVAVGDPVLSDGAPLNPAPSEWDIRAFEAVLAPLRAWTSPKFYGLENIPAEGPVLIVANHNLLGGIDAPLIMPEILRVRGRLVRGLAEHVLMVPGVRDFLHHFGAVRGTRSNCLALLERGEAVVVFPGGGREAIRRAGEKYELKWEGRTGFARMAIQAGVPIVPLAMIGIDDAYDIVFDGQHPVMSPVRWTCRLLGINTELSPPLVKGVGPTPLPRPERFYFSAGTPIDPTPWMEADDIDGASADLRDVVRKGLEEELQFLFNERDRDSGRTLIGRLRGVLPW; via the coding sequence GTGACGAAGAACAGGGTTGCGGTGGGCGACCCTGTTCTCTCGGATGGAGCGCCGCTGAATCCGGCGCCGAGTGAATGGGACATCCGCGCGTTCGAGGCGGTGCTCGCACCGCTGCGGGCCTGGACCAGCCCGAAGTTCTACGGTCTGGAGAACATTCCGGCCGAAGGGCCGGTGCTGATCGTGGCCAATCACAATCTGCTCGGCGGGATCGACGCGCCGCTGATCATGCCGGAGATCCTGCGTGTGCGGGGCAGGCTGGTGCGCGGGCTGGCCGAGCATGTGCTGATGGTGCCCGGCGTGCGGGATTTCCTGCACCATTTCGGTGCGGTGCGCGGTACTCGCTCGAACTGCCTGGCGCTGCTCGAGCGCGGGGAGGCCGTCGTGGTGTTCCCCGGCGGTGGCCGCGAGGCGATCCGCCGAGCGGGCGAGAAGTACGAGCTGAAGTGGGAGGGCCGCACCGGTTTCGCGCGGATGGCGATCCAGGCGGGGGTGCCGATCGTGCCGCTGGCGATGATCGGTATCGACGACGCCTACGACATCGTCTTCGACGGCCAGCACCCGGTGATGTCGCCGGTGCGCTGGACGTGCCGGCTGCTCGGGATCAACACTGAGCTGAGCCCGCCGCTGGTCAAGGGTGTCGGTCCGACGCCCTTGCCCCGCCCGGAGCGGTTCTATTTCTCGGCGGGCACGCCGATCGACCCCACGCCGTGGATGGAAGCCGACGACATCGACGGCGCGTCGGCGGATCTGCGCGATGTGGTGCGCAAGGGGCTGGAGGAAGAACTCCAGTTCCTGTTCAACGAGCGTGACCGCGACAGCGGCCGTACGTTGATCGGCCGTCTGCGCGGCGTGCTGCCCTGGTGA
- the lexA gene encoding transcriptional repressor LexA, whose protein sequence is MTHTDDTGDESGTGTVTSGSGTDLTVRQRTVLEVIRSSVTERGYPPSIREIGDAVGLTSTSSVAHQLRALERKGYLRRDPNRPRAVNVRGLDEAVRSVTTLPQQTDEVDPSRPTPTFVPVLGRIAAGGPILAEQAVEDVFPLPRELVGEGSLFLLKVVGQSMIDAAICDGDFVVVRQQNVAEGGDIVAAMIDGEATVKTFKRSGKDVWLMPHNPHFEPIPGNDAQILGKVVTVIRKV, encoded by the coding sequence GTGACCCACACAGACGACACGGGTGACGAAAGCGGCACCGGCACCGTCACATCGGGATCCGGGACGGATCTCACCGTGCGTCAGCGCACGGTCCTCGAGGTCATCCGTTCCTCGGTGACCGAACGCGGCTACCCGCCCAGCATCCGCGAGATCGGCGACGCGGTCGGTCTCACCTCCACGTCCTCGGTGGCCCATCAATTGCGCGCCCTGGAACGCAAAGGCTATCTACGCCGCGATCCGAATCGGCCACGCGCGGTGAACGTCCGCGGGCTCGACGAGGCGGTTCGTTCGGTCACCACGCTGCCCCAGCAGACCGACGAGGTCGACCCGAGCCGCCCGACACCGACCTTCGTCCCGGTCCTCGGCCGCATCGCCGCCGGTGGCCCGATCCTGGCCGAGCAGGCCGTGGAAGACGTGTTCCCGCTGCCGCGCGAACTCGTCGGCGAGGGTTCACTGTTCCTGCTCAAGGTCGTCGGCCAGTCGATGATCGACGCGGCCATCTGCGACGGCGACTTCGTCGTGGTGCGCCAGCAGAACGTCGCCGAGGGTGGCGACATCGTCGCGGCGATGATCGACGGCGAGGCCACCGTGAAGACCTTCAAGCGCAGCGGTAAGGACGTGTGGCTGATGCCGCACAACCCGCACTTCGAGCCGATCCCCGGCAACGACGCGCAAATTCTGGGCAAGGTCGTCACCGTCATCCGCAAGGTCTAG
- the nrdR gene encoding transcriptional regulator NrdR — protein MHCPYCRHPDSRVVDSREAEEGTAIRRRRSCPSCGRRFTTVETAILSVVKRSGVTEPFSREKVIVGVRRACQGREVDDDALNLLAQQVEDAVRAKGSPEVPSHEVGLAILGPLRDLDEVAYLRFASVYRSFTSAADFEREITEMRAARAAAAVAATD, from the coding sequence ATGCATTGCCCGTATTGCCGACACCCCGACTCGCGCGTCGTCGACTCGCGGGAAGCCGAGGAGGGCACCGCGATCCGCCGCCGTCGTTCCTGCCCGAGCTGTGGGCGCCGCTTCACCACCGTGGAGACCGCGATCCTGTCGGTGGTCAAGCGCAGTGGCGTGACCGAGCCGTTCAGTCGCGAGAAGGTGATCGTCGGCGTGCGCCGGGCCTGTCAGGGCCGCGAAGTCGACGACGACGCCCTGAACCTGCTCGCCCAGCAGGTCGAAGACGCGGTGCGCGCCAAAGGATCTCCCGAGGTGCCCAGCCACGAGGTCGGTCTGGCCATCCTCGGCCCGCTGCGCGACCTCGACGAAGTGGCGTATCTGCGCTTCGCCTCGGTGTACCGATCCTTCACCAGCGCCGCCGATTTCGAACGCGAGATCACCGAGATGCGTGCGGCCCGCGCCGCCGCCGCGGTCGCCGCGACCGACTGA